Part of the Pseudodesulfovibrio mercurii genome is shown below.
TACAACCTCATGGAGAAGCTCGAGGTCGGGACCATCCCGGACCTGACCAAGCTGGCCATCCGCCACGGGCTCATCTCGGTCTGACACGCTCCCGCCACGCCCCTTAGGGAAATTCCCCACCCCGGATCGCGGGCCGCGCGCGGTCTTGCGCCGCGTTCGCTTTGCAATACACTGTAATAATGAAATAAAAAGAAAGATGTCCCAGGGGCGACCGGGTGAGGAAGGAACCGTCAAATCAGAAGGTTCCCGATTGTTCCGGTGGCGAATCCGTCGCATTCTCCGGGTAAACGCGCGAAGCGCAACCGGAGGAGTTCATGGACAGAAGGAAATTTCTCAAGCTCGCCTGCGCCGGGGTGCCCGCTCTGGGTGCGCTCACGGCGACGGAAGTGCGTGCGGAGGGCGGCAAACCCCGGTACGCCATGGTCATCGATCTCAGGCGGTGCGTGGGCTGCCATTCGTGCTCGGTCTCCTGTTCCGTGGAGAACCGTGTGCCGGTGGGCAAGTTCCGGGCCACGGTGGGCGAGTTCGTCATCGAGGACGCCGGGATCGCCCCGACCATCGCCCCGCTGCCCAGGCTGTGCAACCACTGCGAGGAACCGGCCTGCGTGCCGGTCTGCCCGGTGCACGCCACCTACAAGGACGAGAACGGCCTGGTCCTGGTGGACAGCGACAAGTGCCTGGCCTGCGGCTTCTGCGTCCAGGCCTGCCCCTACGACGCCCGGTACATCAACCCGGTCACCCACACCACGGACAAGTGCACCTTCTGCGTGCACCGGCTCCAGGCCGGGCTGCTGCCCGCCTGCGTGGAGAACTGCGTGGGCGGGGCGCGCATCTTCGGCGACCTGAACGACCCGCAGAGCCTGGTCGTCCGGACCCTCAGGGAGCACCAGGGCGACGTCAACGTCCTGGCCCCGGAGATGGGCACCAGGCCCAACGTCTACTACATCAATCTGAACGCCTTCCTGGAGAGCCCGGTCAACGTGGGGCTGCCCATGGCCGAAGGCGCCATGACGGCGGGAGGTGGACATGCCTAAGGTCATCGAACTGGTCAACGTGCCCCCGGCCATCACCTGGGAGGTCCTGGAGCCCCTGGCCCTGACCCTGCTCACGGCGGCGGCCTGCGCGGTCCTGCTGGGCGGCGGCCTGACCCTGGCCGGACGCGGCGCGGACGTGCGGCGCGGGCTGCTGACCACGGGCATCGCCTCGGTCATCACCGGGCTGGGCGCCCTGGCCCTGTCCCTGGGCAACCCCTTTCATCTCTACATGTTCATGGTCTCGCCGTCCTTCAGCTCCTGGACGACCATCGGCACCTTCCTGCTCCCGGTCTTTCTCGGCGTGTCCCTGCTGGCCCTGTACCTGGACAGCGACGGCGACGGCCGCGCCCGGCCCGTGGCCGGACTGGCGGTTTTCCTGGCCCTGGGCGTGCTGACCTACGCCTCGCGCGAGATCGGCTACCTGCCGGGCCGGGTCATGTGGCACGCCAAGGCGCTGCCTCTGGGCTTCGTCCTGGCCGGGCTGTCCGGCTCCGCCGGGCTGTCCGCGCTCCTCGGCGCGTTCAAGGGCCGGTCCATGCCCACCTGGCTCACGGCGGTCATGATCGCGGCCTCCCTGCTCTGCGCCGGGGCGGGCTTCCTGCTGACCCCGCCCGAGGGCTACGTGCTGGCCGCGCCCTCGGCCTGGACCGCGCTTTCCCTGATCGGCGCGGTCGCGGCCGTGCTCGGCCTGATCGCCCTCAAGGCCCGGGGCCTGACCGCCCTGGCCGGGCTGTTCGCCTACGGCGCGGGCCTGGGTTTCTACGTCCGGCTGATCTTCCTGGGCCAGTCCATTCCCCGCAAGTCCTTCACCGCCGTGGACGCGGGGGCCGTGGCCCATCTGGTCTCGGCCAAGTCCCTGCTGATCCTGGCGGTGAGCCTGGTCTTCCTGCTCGGCCTGGGCGCGGTCCTGGGCGGTCTTTTCAGCAACGTCGCCCTGGCAAGGAGGGAGCACTCCCATGGATAAGAACAGACGCGAACTGGTCAAGAACACCCTGGCCGTGGCCGGGCTGGGCATGCTCGGCGCGGGCGCGCTCCTCAAGCCGGGCCGCGCCGAGGCCGCGCAGGCGGCCATGCCCGAGGACCCGGCCAGGGTCTCGCCCGAGTCCCTGGCCCCGGAATACGAACGCACCCCGGAGGGCGTCCGGCTGGGCGAAGGGCAGCACATGGCCTTCAACCAGTGCTGGGGCTGCACCACCTTCTGCGGCGTGCGCCTGCACATCGACGACGCCACGGACGACGTGGTCCGGGTGGCGGGCAACCCGTACAACCCCCTGTCCCATGAAAAGCACTTCCCCATGTCCATGCCCGTGGGCGAGGCCCTGGATCGCCTGTCCGCCGACAAGGACATGGGCCACGCCCAGCGGTCCGCGGTCTGCGGGCGCGGGGCGGCCATGTTCGAGACCGCGCACAGCCCCTTCCGCATCACCCGCTGCCTCAAGCGCGCAGGCAAGCGCGGCGAGAACAGGTGGACGCACATCTCCTTTGAACAACTGCTCGAAGAGGTCGTCGAGGGCGGCGACCTGTTCGGCGAGGGCCACGTGGACGGCCTGCGGGCCATCCGCGACCTGAAAACCCCGGCCAACCCCGGTCACCCGGAGTTCGGGCCGGTGAGCAACCAGCTGCTCCTGACCTACGCCGTGGACGACGGGCGCAGCGACTTCTTCTTCCGCCGCTTCGGCATGAACGCCTTCGGGACCAAGAACTTCGGCAAGCACGGGGCGTACTGCGGCCTGTCCTTCCGCATCGGCTCGGGCATGTTCATGGACGACCTAACCAAGAACGCGCACATCAAGCCGGACTGGGCCAACTGCGAGTTCGCCCTGTTCTGGGGCACCGCGCCGTCCCAGGCGGGCAACCCGTTCAACCGCTCGGCCCGCATCCTGGCCTCGGCGCGCACCGACGGGGACCTGCACTATGCGGTCATCGACCCGGTCCTGCGCATGCCCGCCTCGGACGCGGCCCGCGAGCGCTCCCGCTGGGTGCCCATCAACCCCGGCATGGACTCGGCCCTGGCCATGGGCATGATCCGCTGGATCATCGAGAACGAGCGCTATGATCGGAACTTCCTGGTCCGGCCGAACACGGCCGCCGCCGAAAAGGCGGGCGAGATCAGCATCTGCAACGCCACCTATCTGGTCGTCCGTTCGGGCGGGAGCCGGGGCAAATTCCTGCGCGCGGCCCAACTCGGACTGGGGAGCGACGAGGCCTTCGTGGTCGTGGACGCGGCCACGGACAAGCCCGTCTCCTTCGACGCCTGCGACGAGGGCGTCCTGGACTTCGCGGGCGAGCTGACCCTGGCCTCGGGCGAGATCGTGCGGGTGGCCACCGCCTTCCGGCTGCTCAAGGAGCAGGCCATGGCCCACGGGCTGGACGAGATGTCCGCCCGCTGCGGCGTGCCCGTGGAGCGGATCGTCGAGCTGGCCCGCGAGTTCACCGCCCACGGCAAAAAGGCGGCCGTGGACGTGCACGGGGGCATGATGTCCACCTCGGGCGCCAACGCCACCTTCACTGTCCTGACCCTGAACACGCTCATCGGCAACATCAACGCCAAGGGCGGCATCTCGGCCACGGC
Proteins encoded:
- a CDS encoding 4Fe-4S dicluster domain-containing protein — its product is MDRRKFLKLACAGVPALGALTATEVRAEGGKPRYAMVIDLRRCVGCHSCSVSCSVENRVPVGKFRATVGEFVIEDAGIAPTIAPLPRLCNHCEEPACVPVCPVHATYKDENGLVLVDSDKCLACGFCVQACPYDARYINPVTHTTDKCTFCVHRLQAGLLPACVENCVGGARIFGDLNDPQSLVVRTLREHQGDVNVLAPEMGTRPNVYYINLNAFLESPVNVGLPMAEGAMTAGGGHA
- the nrfD gene encoding NrfD/PsrC family molybdoenzyme membrane anchor subunit; the protein is MPKVIELVNVPPAITWEVLEPLALTLLTAAACAVLLGGGLTLAGRGADVRRGLLTTGIASVITGLGALALSLGNPFHLYMFMVSPSFSSWTTIGTFLLPVFLGVSLLALYLDSDGDGRARPVAGLAVFLALGVLTYASREIGYLPGRVMWHAKALPLGFVLAGLSGSAGLSALLGAFKGRSMPTWLTAVMIAASLLCAGAGFLLTPPEGYVLAAPSAWTALSLIGAVAAVLGLIALKARGLTALAGLFAYGAGLGFYVRLIFLGQSIPRKSFTAVDAGAVAHLVSAKSLLILAVSLVFLLGLGAVLGGLFSNVALARREHSHG
- a CDS encoding molybdopterin dinucleotide binding domain-containing protein: MDKNRRELVKNTLAVAGLGMLGAGALLKPGRAEAAQAAMPEDPARVSPESLAPEYERTPEGVRLGEGQHMAFNQCWGCTTFCGVRLHIDDATDDVVRVAGNPYNPLSHEKHFPMSMPVGEALDRLSADKDMGHAQRSAVCGRGAAMFETAHSPFRITRCLKRAGKRGENRWTHISFEQLLEEVVEGGDLFGEGHVDGLRAIRDLKTPANPGHPEFGPVSNQLLLTYAVDDGRSDFFFRRFGMNAFGTKNFGKHGAYCGLSFRIGSGMFMDDLTKNAHIKPDWANCEFALFWGTAPSQAGNPFNRSARILASARTDGDLHYAVIDPVLRMPASDAARERSRWVPINPGMDSALAMGMIRWIIENERYDRNFLVRPNTAAAEKAGEISICNATYLVVRSGGSRGKFLRAAQLGLGSDEAFVVVDAATDKPVSFDACDEGVLDFAGELTLASGEIVRVATAFRLLKEQAMAHGLDEMSARCGVPVERIVELAREFTAHGKKAAVDVHGGMMSTSGANATFTVLTLNTLIGNINAKGGISATAGNYHGPAMNGPRYDLNKFPGQIQAKGFPAIRCRAPYQKSTEFKEKKAAGQNPYPARYPWYPFTPPNMPAEHLLSHVNGHPFRYKCWINWTGNVIYGHGGLHRAVDEALKDPASLPLIIGIDTFHNETNAYADYLVPDPCMFEGWGGFSGAWSGVLTKMSTARWPAVAPKQEKTSDGRPVCMEQFLIEAAKRMGLPGFGDQAIPAADGTAAPLHGPEDYYLRLAANIAFFKDQVLPAPSEEDIALSGIGRILPDIERTLREDERGPVAAVYSRGGRFAPYGKSYDGEWLGGRWKKTLQIYNEQVGTAINSQTGEPYLGVATFMPPKLTDGSELRAVWTEADYPLVMTSFKSNLINSYAVVLDRLRAIKPLNMVMVNDRDAARFGLAHGDEVEITSPAASARATVVVGDVVAPGVVAVEHGFGHRSLGAADVIVDGHVIKANPGAANGFSLNDLVPNDPTRRGVSTLQEHETGAAARQGIPVRIKKIG